DNA sequence from the Leopardus geoffroyi isolate Oge1 chromosome A3, O.geoffroyi_Oge1_pat1.0, whole genome shotgun sequence genome:
CCGGGCTCGGCTCCTCGTGGGGAAAGTGAGGAAGTTATTGTCAAAAGGATAAAATCCTTCTGGGGTCCTCTCCAGACCTGACATGCTAGGGTGTCAGAAGAATGCAGAGAAATTAAAGTCATGTCCTTCTCAAAGTCAAATTAAAGACTGTggacctgaggggtgcctgggtggctcagtcggttgggcatctgactctcgatttcggctcaggtcatgatctcactgttcatgagttcaagccctgcattgggctctgccctgatggtgccaagcctgcttgggactctgcctctctctttctctgtctctcccctgcttgctctctatctctctcaaaataaacaaaaataaactttaaaaaaaaaaaaaaaaaaagactgtggacTGGAGTCCCAGGGTGACGGAGAGGGACCACATCTGAGCCGGGCCAGGCTGGCAACCAGGAGTCCTCCCAGCTGGGCCTTATCCCCTCACACAGTTTCCCTCTGACGTTTCCacagccccacctccaccccttcaGCTGGGAGAGCCAGAATTCCATCTCTCCAACAGCCACACATATTGAAAAGCCACTGATGACAAGTTCACTCTGCCAAGCCCCCTGCCCTCTACCCCTCCAGAGGGCAAAATCCTACCAAACCCTGTGGGAAAGATGAGAGAAAATCTTGCCTGAAATGTCGGTGACCTTGATAGCTGTAGCTCGAGGAAACTTTTCTTTGAGAATTTGGGTTACTTTGAGCTCCCCCTCAGTCTGCGAGGCAAACATCCGCTGGGCGCAGTGGAGAAGAGGAAGCTGCCACACAACAAAGAAGTCATGGCTGAGCAAGATTATGCCACCCCCAGTCTGGCCCAGGCCACTatgcaggccccacccaccatTGCCCTGCCAGCCAGGGCCCCGGCCCCCGCCAGCATGGCCACGGGCTACATCAGAGGGGCTGCATGGTGTCAGATGTCCGCATAAGCTCCCCAGAACACAGAATCAACTTCTGGGGGAGTaagtggaggtggggagtggaaTTGTAAATAACTCACTTTGACTCCAGAGACCAAACTCAATAGATACTAAACTCTTCATGATACTGCTGTGAGAGAGACACtgtcatgatttcagttttagaggtgaggaaactgaggcactaagGAAAGACTGCCATGGTTGGATCTATTAGTGACATGCAGAGCCTGGAGAGGCCGGGCAGCAGGCCTCAGATGTGCCTCACTCTGCCAGCACGCCACTGACCATGTACTGGTGAGACCAAACGCCACCTATCCCATAGGCCTGGTCAACATTCCACACCCTCCTGTGGGATGTGGCCTTGCTCGCTAAGCCAACCACACTTTGTGACACATACTAATTCTTACTGGAAAGAAGGAGCAGAATTCTATTAAGTGATCTGAAGGAAAAACAGTTTTACATTATTTACTATTGGCAGCAACACTCTCCCTACCCCCCGGATGGCTACCATAGGGAGCCAGTGCATCTGATGCATCTGATGGGAACATGTCTCAACCCTAAGGGGAGAAGAAGCAAAAAGCCAGGTCTGCAACCCCTTGGCTGGGTTGAGTACATGCTGAAAGGGAGACTGAAAATACAGCATGGCGGCCAAAGTAACCTGCACAAAACAGTGCCTTTTGAAGCTAGTCTGGAAAGGTGCCCAGATAAGAGGCATTACAAAGGGAGTAGTGCCAGGGCCTGGGATTGGAGGGGGATGGCAGGTGGGATACGTGAGTGCTGTTCATCCAGTGCTGGTCCTGAAGGTGCCATCCCTTCACCTGTCAGTCCTGCCCACCCTCAGGCCTTTCCTGATGGCCCAGAGCAGGGTCCTGTGTTAGAGAATCTGGAAGCACCTTCCTTAAAATGACCTGTGCACTGGCTTTCATCAGCTCATTTCAAAGGCCAAGACTGAGTCTGTCCTGTTACTGCAGCCTTCCAAACCTGGGCCAGGGCAGGCCCTCAGGAGGACTTGGGTATGGATGGgaggatgaatgaacaaatggattaGTGGAATGTGCACACCATTCAGGGCATGCCTACTCGCACCTGCAAAGAAGTCTCGATTCTAGCAGGCAGTTGAAATACAGGTCAGAAGAAAGATCTGGAGTGAGACTGAGTGGAGGGACAGAAACTTGGTGTTGCAGGCCAGGCTAAGGTTGGGgtggaggaaggaacagagagaaggagactttTCTGAGGACAGAGCCTTGGGGGGCAAAGGCAGAGGTGGCAGGCAGAACCAATAATCGCTGAGGGGTGTGGGTGGTTAGCATTGCTGATTTTTTTGGGATAAGTCTTTCCTGCATTTTAGCTAATCTGTGGGCAGCGGCCTTTAAACGAGCAATCTGATGAAATCCCTAGAATTCTGACTGTCCACGCTGAAAGTCACCAGCTTTTTATACTTGGTGGAGGCGGGTTCAAAGGCAGCAGGAGAGAAGGAATAGGAGAGCAAAGTGGATGAAGTGAGGAAAGaatcagaaaggagaaaactATAGAGCGCGTAGTGAGTGCCCTCTGCTGGGCTTCTACTCCGGACAAGTAGGATTCTGGAGAGGATTAAGGTCACAGAGGCTGGGAGGACTTGCCCAAAGTCCAGACACCTCACACTCTCCGGCACCCACTCCAGGACTCCCGGCTGTGGCATAGCTGTGACTGCTATGTCTCTGGCTCAGTACGTCAACACCGCTCTCTCGGTGCCCACCGGATTACCATTGTTTATGTGTCTGTTCCCCTCGCCCCCAACCTCCACCGGCTCTCAAGCTCCGCCAGCGTGCGCCAGGGTCTGACATTTCTCCGAAAGCCGGCCGCCCGGATCCACTGTGTGACCGAAACAACTaggaatgaatgagagaaaggaaggggggaggcCCCAGGGCCCAGCGCCGCGATCTCCCTGAGCCCGTCCTCGAGCTCCGGCCCCGGACGGCCCTGCGGCCCCTCCGCAGCTCCCACCCGTGAAGAGCAGCCCGGCCCCGCCCGCGCTCACCCCGCGGATCCCGCGGAGCAGAGACGCTGTCGCGGCCGGGCTCCACGCCGCCATGCCCGGCCGACGCGGCCCGCCGCCGGAGGTCGCCGCGTCCCCTGAAAGGCGCGGAGCCCCGGACCGGGAGTCGCCGCCGCGGGCGACGCCGCCCCCTGCCGCCCGGAGGCCGCGAGCCGCCCCAGTCCGGCCCCGTGCGCGTCCCGGGGACACCTCCCCGGAACCAGCCGTTCGGCGCGCTCGCGCCCCTCCCCGGCCGGGTCCGCCCCGTGCTGCTCCGGCCTCCCGGGCCCGTTCCACCACCGACGGGCCCTTCTTGCCCAGCCTGGAGACGCCCGGTGTTCTCGACCCTCAGTTCTGAGCTGCCCTCACTCCTGTGCCCCTCGCGCCCTAGGTGGGACacctccctgtgtccccaccGCAACCTGGCTTCCAAACTGGGGAGTGTGGGTTTCTCCCTCCAGAACAGGGGGCCGTGGAGGGGTTTTAAGCAAGGGAGTCGTTTTTAGATTTGCGTTTTAGAAAAATCGCTCTGGGTCCGCGAAGAGGAGGGGCTGTAGGGGGCGGACTTTGGAGGCGAGGACAGAAATTCTGAGGCTACCGCGATGATCCAGGTGAGATTTGAGGTCTCAACGGGAGCTGGGGCAGCAGAGATGAAGGTCacttggggagggaagggaatggagtGACTGGATTAGGCGGCGAGGGTGAGGAAGGCGTCTGGCGTGGAGAGTGCAGTGGGTGGAGAAGGGCTAGGTTTGGAGTGAAGAGTGCCGACAAACACAGTTTTGAATTTGCCTGACTTCAAGGTGCCTGCAGGACACGGCCCTGCAGAGAAGTAGGCTGGAACCACAGACCGCGGGCTCCTGAGAATGTAGTGGAAGCTGTCTCCAGTGAGAATGGGTAAAGTTATCCAGCAAACCTGCCCCACCTCTGGAGTAATTCTGACTGATGTCAAGGTCAAAATTCAACCAAGAGCTTTCTCTCTCTAGCAGTAATTGTTTGCAACATGTGGTCTGGTATACCCTGCAGGCTTTACTAGTTCTTTTTGCTATTGCCTTCTGGTCTATGCAATCAATCATGTTCAGCGTGGCACTTGGATGAGTTGGACGGACCTACAGTTGCTCTTTCAAGTGATCACCTAGATACGTACTTCAGTATTGAGTGTC
Encoded proteins:
- the BOLA3 gene encoding bolA-like protein 3 isoform X1, whose amino-acid sequence is MAAWSPAATASLLRGIRGLPLLHCAQRMFASQTEGELKVTQILKEKFPRATAIKVTDISGGCGAMYEIQIESEEFKEKRTVQQHQMVNQALKEEIKGMHGLRIFTSVPKH